The bacterium genome has a segment encoding these proteins:
- a CDS encoding electron transfer flavoprotein subunit beta/FixA family protein, protein MKIAVCIKQVPDTEARLRVRSDGLGVDEEDLPFVINESDGYALEEALMIAEKTGGDVVVFSLGSERVREALRKALALGATRAVHLDDVAFAGGDAMATARALAAAIDGEEFDLVLTGSQSDDAGYGSTGSIVAGHLGWPHAWLVMGVEVEDGESSARVTREMESGVNEVLRLALPAVIEVQAGINQPRYASLKGIMQAKRKEIAGKSASDLGLSENEVGAAGSRLETLAVFFPESGETAEIFEGDPAESARRLVEKLQKEARVL, encoded by the coding sequence ATGAAGATTGCGGTTTGCATCAAACAGGTGCCCGATACCGAGGCGCGCTTGCGGGTGCGCAGTGACGGTCTCGGAGTCGACGAGGAGGATCTGCCTTTCGTCATCAACGAAAGCGATGGATACGCACTCGAGGAGGCGCTGATGATCGCCGAGAAGACGGGGGGTGATGTCGTCGTCTTCAGTCTTGGCAGCGAACGAGTGCGCGAGGCGCTGCGCAAGGCTCTGGCTCTGGGCGCGACGCGGGCCGTCCACCTCGACGATGTGGCCTTCGCGGGCGGCGACGCCATGGCCACCGCAAGAGCGCTGGCGGCCGCCATCGATGGCGAAGAGTTCGACCTGGTTCTGACCGGGTCCCAGTCGGACGACGCCGGCTACGGCTCGACCGGCTCGATCGTGGCCGGTCATCTGGGATGGCCGCACGCCTGGCTGGTGATGGGAGTCGAGGTCGAAGACGGCGAGAGCTCGGCTCGTGTCACCCGCGAGATGGAGAGCGGCGTCAACGAGGTGCTCCGGCTCGCGCTGCCGGCGGTGATCGAGGTGCAAGCCGGGATCAACCAACCCCGCTACGCGTCTCTCAAGGGCATCATGCAAGCGAAGAGAAAGGAGATCGCAGGCAAGAGTGCAAGCGATCTGGGCCTTTCCGAGAACGAGGTCGGTGCCGCCGGATCGCGCCTCGAAACACTGGCGGTCTTCTTTCCGGAGAGTGGAGAGACGGCCGAGATCTTCGAGGGCGATCCCGCCGAAAGCGCCCGCCGGCTAGTCGAAAAACTCCAGAAGGAAGCGAGGGTCCTCTAA
- a CDS encoding electron transfer flavoprotein subunit alpha/FixB family protein — MANIWVVVQTRAEGIHPMALETLVAGQALAAELGGSASAVVLGDGVMDRSGELSSWELSAVHVIEHEALAAYTPGAYIGALSAAIGSEAPDYVLFPHTYQSVEYVPRLAYSVNGAMVPEATAFRVEEGAVIWRRPAYGGKLQADVRASGSPVLVSVQSGAYSASDRREGNAPVAALAVSTEIIADREILGVEEVAGEHVDLSAAERVVSAGRGVGGEDKMGVIHDLAAALGAVVGASRPVIDSGWLPRDCQIGSSGQTVSPELYVAAGISGAIQHLVGMKGSQVVVAINKDRSAPIFGVANYGIVGDLHEVIPALIEAIEEAKAG; from the coding sequence ATGGCGAACATCTGGGTAGTCGTTCAGACTCGCGCGGAAGGCATTCATCCCATGGCACTCGAGACTCTGGTCGCGGGCCAGGCACTGGCCGCCGAGCTCGGCGGGAGCGCTTCCGCGGTCGTTCTTGGCGACGGCGTCATGGACCGCTCCGGAGAGCTCTCGTCCTGGGAGCTTTCGGCTGTCCACGTGATCGAGCACGAAGCGCTGGCGGCCTACACACCCGGAGCCTACATCGGCGCGCTGTCCGCGGCGATCGGTTCCGAGGCGCCGGACTACGTTCTCTTTCCGCACACCTATCAGTCGGTCGAGTACGTCCCTCGGTTGGCGTATTCCGTAAACGGAGCCATGGTACCCGAGGCGACCGCCTTTCGGGTCGAGGAAGGAGCCGTTATCTGGCGCCGGCCGGCTTACGGCGGCAAGCTCCAGGCGGACGTTCGCGCCTCGGGGAGCCCGGTTCTGGTATCGGTTCAGAGCGGAGCGTACTCGGCCTCCGACCGGCGAGAGGGCAACGCCCCGGTGGCGGCGCTCGCGGTCTCGACGGAGATCATCGCCGATCGCGAGATTCTTGGCGTCGAAGAGGTCGCGGGAGAGCACGTCGACCTGTCGGCGGCGGAGCGCGTCGTCTCGGCCGGTCGAGGCGTCGGCGGCGAGGACAAGATGGGCGTCATTCACGACCTGGCGGCGGCGCTGGGAGCAGTGGTCGGCGCCTCGCGGCCGGTCATTGACAGCGGCTGGCTGCCGCGCGACTGCCAGATCGGCTCGAGCGGCCAGACCGTCTCGCCCGAGCTTTACGTGGCCGCGGGAATCTCGGGAGCGATTCAGCATCTGGTGGGCATGAAGGGCTCGCAGGTGGTGGTCGCGATCAACAAGGACAGGAGCGCGCCGATCTTCGGAGTCGCCAACTATGGCATCGTCGGTGACCTGCACGAGGTTATCCCGGCGTTGATCGAGGCAATCGAGGAGGCCAAGGCCGGCTAG
- a CDS encoding exo-alpha-sialidase: MRFFLTVLLASSALPLSALTAAQPRVIVHPGVALSAAADEWHVEPWLAVDPNDSRRLFAAAMTLGSTESSRRDVVIAHSDDHGATWTEPRVVNDDDTSAHHSNSGLAVNSSGAVGVMWNDRRARPDSFCFETRFAVSVDGGNTFLPSVKLNRTPACPPPGADDPSRPFRFLNGGETQGLVGLEGDAFVAAWIGDGTEPRRPWALRASRIVVER; this comes from the coding sequence ATGCGTTTCTTTCTGACGGTTCTACTAGCGTCCTCGGCGCTTCCTCTTTCAGCACTCACGGCGGCGCAGCCTCGGGTCATAGTTCATCCGGGTGTCGCGCTGAGCGCTGCGGCCGACGAATGGCACGTCGAACCGTGGCTGGCGGTCGACCCGAACGACTCTCGGCGGCTCTTTGCGGCAGCAATGACCCTTGGCTCAACCGAGAGCAGCCGGCGCGATGTCGTGATCGCACACTCCGACGACCACGGCGCCACCTGGACCGAGCCGCGCGTTGTCAACGACGACGACACGTCCGCCCACCACAGCAACTCCGGGCTTGCCGTGAACTCCTCGGGTGCGGTTGGCGTGATGTGGAACGACCGCCGGGCTCGACCGGACAGCTTCTGTTTCGAGACTCGCTTCGCTGTTTCAGTCGACGGAGGAAACACCTTCCTACCCAGCGTGAAGTTGAACCGGACGCCCGCTTGTCCTCCGCCGGGCGCGGACGACCCCAGTCGCCCGTTTCGTTTCCTGAACGGTGGCGAGACGCAGGGACTCGTGGGGCTCGAGGGCGACGCCTTCGTGGCGGCGTGGATCGGCGACGGCACGGAGCCGCGGCGCCCCTGGGCTCTGCGCGCGTCGCGCATCGTCGTCGAGCGCTGA
- a CDS encoding NAD(P)H-dependent oxidoreductase has translation MPKILVFAGSTRRDSFNRKLAAVAAGMCRAAGAETTLLELDNYPLPLFSQDLEADEGLPANAVELKRRFQEHDGLVIACPEYNGSITPLLKNTIDWLSRRDGDEPPLVAYRGKTATLLSASPGALGGQRGLVHVRAILAGIGVLVLPAQVAVSRAFEAFAEDGSLADEAVAGRVRVAVGELVSVASKLHS, from the coding sequence ATGCCGAAGATCCTCGTTTTTGCGGGCAGCACCCGCAGGGACTCGTTCAATCGAAAACTTGCCGCGGTCGCGGCCGGAATGTGCCGGGCTGCGGGGGCCGAAACGACTCTCCTCGAGTTGGACAACTACCCGCTGCCTCTGTTCTCCCAGGATCTGGAGGCCGACGAGGGTCTGCCCGCCAACGCGGTCGAGCTCAAGCGGCGCTTTCAGGAGCACGACGGCTTGGTGATCGCATGTCCGGAGTACAACGGCTCGATCACGCCGCTCCTGAAAAACACCATCGACTGGCTCTCGCGACGAGACGGGGACGAGCCGCCACTGGTCGCCTATCGGGGCAAGACGGCTACGCTCCTGAGCGCGTCCCCGGGGGCCCTCGGCGGCCAGCGGGGCTTGGTCCACGTGCGGGCGATTCTCGCGGGCATCGGCGTGCTCGTGTTGCCGGCGCAGGTCGCGGTCTCACGTGCCTTCGAAGCCTTCGCCGAAGACGGCTCCCTGGCCGACGAGGCGGTGGCCGGGCGCGTGCGCGTCGCGGTCGGCGAGCTGGTGAGCGTCGCCAGCAAGCTGCATTCCTGA
- a CDS encoding RNA methyltransferase — translation MISSRQNRHIKTIRALRACKEEFAFLEGPHLVEEALDAGLELQEVLATPEFLDGDTGLRIADRLAEAPLIVAETVLASITDAGTPQGIVAVTPLARTGVEHLAAVPGGVYMFLDRVQDPGNLGALVRSSEATSVAGIALAPGCAHPNNPKALRASAGSLLRVPLAVGADLASLLDHLAPLSPVLVALDPDGGDDLYETELSGCVVLALGSEGSGLPDEVRDRADLRLTIPVAPPVESLNVTVAASVVLHELARRRRDPRRERRRDARKEP, via the coding sequence ATGATTTCGAGCCGACAGAACCGGCACATCAAGACTATTCGCGCTCTCCGAGCCTGTAAAGAAGAGTTCGCCTTCTTGGAGGGGCCCCATCTGGTCGAGGAGGCGCTCGACGCTGGCCTCGAGCTCCAAGAGGTCCTTGCCACCCCCGAGTTCCTGGACGGAGACACGGGTCTCAGGATCGCGGATCGACTGGCGGAGGCTCCGCTGATCGTCGCCGAAACGGTGCTGGCCTCGATCACCGATGCCGGCACGCCCCAAGGGATTGTGGCCGTGACGCCTCTCGCTCGAACCGGCGTCGAGCACCTGGCCGCGGTTCCCGGGGGGGTCTACATGTTTCTGGACCGAGTGCAGGATCCCGGCAATCTCGGCGCGCTGGTTCGAAGCTCGGAGGCGACTTCGGTGGCTGGGATCGCGCTCGCTCCCGGCTGCGCGCACCCCAACAATCCCAAGGCGCTGAGAGCGTCGGCGGGAAGCCTCTTGCGGGTTCCCCTAGCCGTCGGCGCCGATCTGGCCTCGCTTCTCGACCACCTGGCACCGCTCTCGCCGGTGCTGGTGGCCCTGGATCCGGACGGTGGCGACGACCTCTATGAGACCGAGCTCTCGGGCTGCGTGGTGTTGGCACTCGGCTCCGAGGGCTCTGGCCTGCCGGACGAGGTTCGTGACCGAGCCGACCTGCGCCTGACCATCCCGGTGGCGCCACCGGTAGAATCCCTCAACGTTACCGTCGCCGCGAGCGTCGTTCTTCACGAGCTGGCGCGGCGCCGACGTGACCCAAGGCGAGAGCGACGGCGCGACGCACGAAAGGAACCTTAG
- a CDS encoding DUF84 family protein — MSGDLREFWNRHQEGVDVAVASSSSGVLLGVRDGFQRFLSTSFERVVPVAIVAQPPVESSSGLPVGEEETLALARLRAAALEERLGDEYHFYLGAEGGLSQLELSGESAYFVHCWVALRGLADETWGSSGSLQVPRNLIAGLEKDDVIAALPATRRRGGMLAALSQGRETRRTAVALAVFHALTSRFFGILGSRVMER; from the coding sequence ATGTCGGGTGATCTTAGAGAGTTTTGGAACCGCCACCAAGAAGGTGTCGATGTAGCCGTCGCCAGTTCTTCCTCGGGCGTACTGCTGGGAGTCCGCGACGGTTTCCAGCGCTTCTTGAGCACCAGCTTCGAACGGGTGGTTCCAGTTGCGATCGTAGCGCAGCCGCCGGTCGAGTCATCGTCAGGCCTGCCCGTCGGTGAGGAGGAAACCCTGGCACTGGCTCGTCTCCGAGCCGCCGCGCTCGAGGAGCGACTCGGAGACGAGTATCATTTCTACCTGGGCGCCGAGGGCGGCTTGAGCCAGCTGGAGCTGTCCGGAGAGTCCGCCTACTTCGTTCACTGCTGGGTGGCGCTGCGGGGGCTTGCCGACGAGACCTGGGGATCGAGCGGCAGCCTGCAGGTGCCCCGGAACTTGATCGCCGGCCTGGAGAAAGACGATGTGATCGCGGCGCTGCCGGCAACTCGACGGCGCGGCGGCATGCTGGCCGCTCTCAGTCAGGGCCGAGAGACGCGCCGGACGGCGGTCGCCTTGGCCGTCTTTCACGCCCTCACTTCACGCTTTTTCGGTATCCTCGGCAGCCGAGTCATGGAGCGCTAG
- a CDS encoding methionine adenosyltransferase, which produces MANETRLFTSESVTEGHPDKVSDQISDAILDAALAQDPASRVACETLVSTGLVLVAGEITTKATIEYAKVARRVVEEIGYNDPSFGFDFESCSVLNSIDPQSGDIAMGVDTGGAGDQGLMFGYACRETPQLMPLPIMLAHALTEKLAEVRRSGQVKKLRPDGKSQVTVAYDENGNPTRVHTVVISTQHDDDATREELTANLTEHVIKPCIPADLLDDETIIHVNPTGRFVIGGPKGDCGLTGRKIIVDTYGGVGSHGGGAFSGKDPTKVDRSACYMARHIAKNIVAADLADKVLVQLAYAIGVAEPVSVLIDAFGSEKVPTDELAAAVREVFPLTPGGIIDYLDLRRPIYRKTASYGHFGRELPEFKWENTDAAAALKEAVGAATAVEA; this is translated from the coding sequence ATGGCCAACGAAACTCGTCTGTTCACTTCAGAATCGGTGACCGAGGGGCATCCCGATAAAGTCTCCGATCAGATCTCCGACGCAATCCTGGACGCCGCCCTGGCTCAAGACCCGGCCAGCAGGGTGGCCTGCGAAACCCTGGTTTCCACCGGTCTCGTCCTGGTCGCGGGAGAGATCACCACCAAGGCGACCATCGAGTACGCGAAGGTCGCCCGGCGAGTTGTCGAGGAGATCGGCTACAACGATCCGAGCTTCGGCTTCGACTTCGAGTCGTGCTCGGTGCTGAACTCGATCGACCCCCAATCGGGCGATATCGCCATGGGCGTAGACACCGGCGGGGCCGGCGACCAGGGTCTGATGTTCGGCTACGCCTGTCGGGAGACGCCGCAGCTCATGCCCTTGCCGATCATGCTGGCCCATGCCCTCACCGAGAAACTGGCCGAGGTTCGGCGCTCGGGGCAGGTGAAGAAGCTTCGCCCCGACGGCAAGAGCCAGGTCACGGTGGCCTACGACGAGAACGGCAACCCGACGCGAGTCCACACGGTGGTGATCTCAACCCAGCACGACGACGACGCCACCCGGGAAGAGCTGACGGCCAACCTGACCGAGCACGTCATCAAGCCTTGCATTCCCGCCGATCTGCTCGACGACGAGACCATCATTCACGTCAATCCCACCGGTCGGTTCGTGATCGGTGGTCCCAAGGGCGACTGTGGTCTCACCGGCCGCAAGATCATCGTCGACACCTATGGCGGCGTCGGCAGTCACGGTGGGGGAGCGTTCTCGGGCAAGGACCCGACAAAGGTCGACCGTTCGGCGTGCTACATGGCGCGCCATATCGCCAAGAACATCGTTGCCGCCGACCTGGCGGACAAGGTGCTGGTGCAGCTAGCCTACGCGATCGGCGTTGCCGAGCCGGTGTCGGTATTGATCGACGCTTTTGGTTCTGAGAAGGTCCCGACCGACGAGCTCGCGGCCGCCGTGCGCGAGGTCTTTCCGCTCACACCCGGGGGCATCATCGACTACCTGGATCTGCGCCGGCCGATCTACCGCAAGACCGCTTCATACGGCCACTTCGGCCGCGAGCTGCCCGAGTTCAAGTGGGAGAACACGGACGCGGCCGCGGCCCTCAAGGAGGCGGTCGGAGCCGCGACGGCGGTCGAGGCCTAA
- a CDS encoding YjgP/YjgQ family permease translates to MFPSLDRYLMREIAGPLFLGFFAYTFILLVQFLFRSAEMIIRRGVPASQIGELLVLTLPNIIVLTIPMSFLFAVLVAIGRMSSDSEMVALRSSGVNLWRLLRPIVAIGTLLMIVNGFLMLDTLPKGNAELQDLRLRILTSSASRQVEPRVFYEEWRGLMIYVFEAIPGDDEWTGVFVAKVLPGSGNEISVAQRGEMRADPTNPDRLILKLVEGVEHKVNLRDAEQYETRRYEEVNQVLEDPLATAANLKRRSSRGLRELTVPELRARLKDPSLPDELRNLANVEIHKKFALPAACLIYGLLALPLGIQKARGGRGTGFGLSLAVIILHYVMMSNGEEAARYGRMPAWLSMWLPNLLLGTLGLILLLRKNEDQPLLPGPIDYWLRSSVVPRVHKLVRMFRRRKKTATHRVGGAPPRARSGAVPGGLVLRIPKILVRFPNLMDRYIGRLFASVFALVLLSGLTLFSISDLTEKIDEILDNEIPLTTVLDYYKYASVQIGFDVAPIAILVTILVIFGVLSRTNEIIAAKSLGISVYRLAVPALGTALLVSLLGGWLQERVLPAANQRAAQLNDEIRGRELVHSYRRGDRNWLFGQDRYIYNYLNYDTEAKQLHRLQIFEFDSDHRLISRLYAEKARYVGDGWVFENVWTRSFNGLTQTGYQPVLKNAIGQFPETPEFFESEIRTPDALSYRALKSYIGELEASGQAVPELWTQLHYKVSYPATFLVMGFVALPFAFRMGRKGALYGIGLGLVLGMVFLATVAFCSTLGETGALPPRLAVWAPSLAFMLLSLYTFLGVET, encoded by the coding sequence ATGTTTCCCAGCCTGGATCGGTACCTGATGCGAGAGATCGCCGGCCCCCTTTTCTTGGGCTTCTTCGCGTATACCTTCATCCTGCTGGTTCAGTTTCTGTTCCGCTCGGCGGAGATGATCATCCGGCGCGGTGTTCCGGCCTCTCAGATCGGTGAACTCCTCGTCCTTACCCTTCCGAACATCATCGTTCTGACCATCCCGATGTCCTTTCTGTTCGCCGTGCTGGTGGCGATCGGCCGAATGTCGTCGGACAGCGAGATGGTCGCGCTGCGCTCGAGCGGAGTGAACCTCTGGCGGCTCCTGCGCCCGATCGTGGCGATCGGGACGCTCCTCATGATCGTCAACGGTTTCCTGATGCTGGACACTCTGCCAAAGGGCAACGCCGAGCTTCAGGACCTGCGGCTCCGGATCCTCACTTCTTCGGCCTCGAGGCAGGTCGAGCCGCGCGTCTTTTACGAGGAATGGCGCGGTCTGATGATCTACGTCTTCGAGGCGATTCCCGGGGACGACGAGTGGACGGGCGTATTCGTGGCCAAGGTTCTGCCTGGCTCGGGCAATGAGATCAGCGTGGCCCAGCGGGGGGAAATGCGCGCCGATCCCACCAACCCCGATCGGCTGATCCTCAAGCTCGTCGAGGGTGTCGAACACAAGGTGAATCTGCGCGACGCCGAACAGTACGAAACTCGCCGCTACGAGGAAGTGAACCAGGTTCTGGAAGACCCACTCGCGACGGCGGCAAACCTGAAGCGCCGCTCCTCGCGAGGGCTGCGAGAGCTGACGGTCCCGGAGCTGCGCGCCCGCCTGAAGGACCCTTCCCTACCCGACGAGCTGCGCAATCTGGCGAACGTCGAGATCCACAAGAAGTTCGCGCTCCCAGCCGCTTGCCTGATCTACGGCCTTCTGGCCCTGCCGCTCGGAATCCAGAAGGCGAGAGGCGGTCGTGGCACCGGCTTCGGTCTGTCGCTGGCGGTGATCATTCTTCACTACGTGATGATGAGCAACGGCGAAGAGGCCGCCCGGTACGGACGCATGCCCGCCTGGCTATCCATGTGGCTGCCCAACCTTCTGCTTGGCACGCTCGGCCTGATCTTGCTGCTCCGCAAGAACGAGGATCAGCCGCTCTTGCCGGGCCCCATCGACTACTGGCTCCGATCCAGCGTCGTCCCCCGAGTCCACAAGCTGGTGCGCATGTTTCGGCGCCGGAAAAAGACCGCGACCCACCGCGTCGGGGGCGCGCCCCCCCGAGCAAGGTCGGGAGCCGTGCCGGGTGGGCTCGTCCTTCGAATTCCCAAGATCCTGGTTCGGTTTCCGAATCTGATGGATCGCTACATCGGCCGGCTCTTCGCGTCCGTGTTTGCGCTGGTTCTGCTCTCGGGGCTGACCCTCTTTTCGATCTCGGACCTGACCGAGAAGATCGACGAGATCCTCGACAACGAGATCCCACTCACGACAGTGCTCGACTACTACAAGTACGCCTCGGTGCAGATCGGCTTCGATGTGGCTCCGATCGCGATCCTGGTGACGATTCTGGTGATCTTCGGCGTTCTCTCGCGAACCAACGAGATCATTGCGGCCAAGTCTCTTGGTATCAGCGTTTACCGACTGGCGGTTCCCGCGCTGGGCACCGCTCTGCTGGTCTCGCTGCTCGGAGGCTGGCTCCAGGAGCGGGTATTGCCCGCCGCCAACCAGCGCGCCGCCCAGCTCAATGACGAGATCCGCGGGCGCGAGCTGGTGCACAGCTACCGGCGAGGCGATCGGAATTGGCTCTTCGGCCAGGATCGCTATATCTACAACTACCTCAACTACGACACCGAGGCGAAGCAGCTCCACCGGCTCCAGATCTTCGAGTTCGACTCCGACCACCGGCTGATCAGCCGCCTCTATGCCGAAAAGGCCCGCTATGTCGGCGACGGCTGGGTTTTCGAGAACGTGTGGACGCGGTCCTTCAACGGTCTCACCCAAACCGGCTACCAGCCGGTACTGAAGAACGCCATCGGCCAGTTCCCGGAGACGCCCGAGTTTTTCGAGTCGGAGATCCGCACGCCCGATGCTCTTTCCTACCGGGCACTCAAGAGCTACATCGGAGAGCTCGAGGCCAGCGGCCAGGCGGTACCCGAGCTCTGGACTCAGCTTCACTACAAGGTGAGCTACCCGGCGACGTTTCTGGTGATGGGATTCGTGGCGCTCCCGTTCGCGTTCCGCATGGGGCGCAAAGGCGCGCTCTACGGTATCGGTCTCGGCCTGGTTCTGGGTATGGTGTTTCTGGCCACGGTCGCTTTTTGCAGCACGCTCGGCGAGACCGGTGCCCTGCCGCCGCGGCTCGCCGTGTGGGCCCCGAGCCTGGCGTTCATGCTGCTTTCGCTCTACACGTTTCTTGGCGTCGAGACCTAA
- a CDS encoding ParB/RepB/Spo0J family partition protein encodes MSRSSAKRGLPVRVKMRHDQHFVEELTARSPDESIGRMLPLVQIEPDPNQPRSSMGDLDELMSSIRDKGVLEPILVRAMDGESDRPPRRFRIISGERRFQASKALSQEEIPAIIMDVEEDEALEIALIENLQRKDLTPFEEAEGYRALGDIHGYTQEQIAAAVSQARTSVTESLQLLKMSQRVRGAADALGINSKSLLLGVLKASDSDTEQISLLEGIAASELTREDLRSKARARKPGAKARTQPRKSERPVFTFKDPDRAFSLSVRFRQTEVDKEDLISALEKILDELKTS; translated from the coding sequence GTGTCTAGAAGCTCTGCCAAACGCGGTCTCCCGGTCCGGGTGAAGATGCGCCACGACCAGCACTTCGTCGAGGAGTTGACCGCCCGTAGTCCAGATGAGTCGATCGGACGGATGTTGCCTCTGGTGCAGATCGAGCCCGATCCCAACCAGCCCAGAAGCTCGATGGGAGACCTCGACGAGCTGATGAGCTCCATCCGGGACAAGGGGGTGCTCGAGCCGATCCTCGTCAGGGCCATGGACGGCGAGAGCGACAGGCCGCCCAGGCGCTTTCGAATCATCTCCGGAGAGCGCCGCTTTCAGGCTTCGAAGGCGCTTTCCCAGGAAGAGATTCCGGCGATCATCATGGACGTCGAGGAGGATGAAGCCCTCGAGATCGCGCTGATCGAGAATCTCCAGAGAAAGGACCTGACGCCATTCGAGGAAGCCGAAGGTTATCGAGCCCTCGGCGACATCCACGGCTACACGCAGGAGCAGATCGCGGCGGCCGTGAGTCAGGCCCGAACCTCGGTCACCGAGAGCCTGCAGCTTTTGAAGATGTCCCAGCGGGTACGTGGCGCTGCCGACGCCCTCGGAATCAACTCGAAGTCCCTGCTTCTGGGGGTTCTGAAGGCGAGCGACAGCGACACGGAGCAGATCAGCCTGCTCGAAGGGATCGCGGCTTCAGAGCTCACGCGGGAAGATCTCCGATCGAAAGCGAGAGCCAGGAAGCCGGGGGCGAAGGCGCGCACGCAGCCCCGCAAAAGCGAGCGGCCCGTGTTCACGTTCAAGGATCCCGACAGGGCCTTCAGCCTCTCGGTTCGCTTCCGGCAGACCGAGGTGGACAAGGAGGATCTGATCTCGGCGTTGGAGAAGATCCTCGACGAGCTCAAGACCTCCTAG
- a CDS encoding ParA family protein, whose translation MIIAITNQKGGVGKTTTAINLAAAMASKGLATLLIDLDPQANSSMSFLDLDGAHPGVYEALTEPGVGISDVTRRAEKLPSLAIAPSSIHLAKIEAKLLGEIDSYYRLKDEIDLIRETYDYIVIDTPPTLGIITVNALAAATHVLIPIQSSYFALEGTDDLLETIDKIKQRTNPELQILGAVLTLYDKRTLLSRDIHEQVAQVFGDKLFETVISKSVRLEESPAYRESIFTFSPRSTGAYEYYKLSEEILSRV comes from the coding sequence ATGATCATCGCGATCACCAACCAAAAAGGCGGGGTAGGGAAGACAACCACCGCGATCAATCTCGCGGCCGCGATGGCATCGAAGGGACTGGCCACCCTGCTGATCGATCTCGACCCGCAGGCCAACAGTTCGATGTCGTTTCTCGACCTCGACGGAGCCCATCCGGGAGTCTACGAGGCCCTGACCGAGCCTGGAGTGGGCATCTCGGACGTGACCCGGCGCGCGGAGAAGCTCCCGAGCCTGGCAATCGCTCCGTCGTCGATTCACCTCGCCAAGATCGAAGCCAAACTGCTCGGCGAGATCGACAGCTACTACCGCTTGAAGGACGAGATCGACTTGATCCGTGAGACTTACGATTACATCGTGATCGACACGCCTCCGACGCTGGGAATCATCACGGTCAACGCGCTCGCAGCAGCAACCCATGTCCTGATTCCGATCCAGTCGAGTTACTTCGCACTCGAGGGCACCGACGACCTGCTGGAGACCATCGACAAGATCAAGCAGCGGACCAATCCCGAGCTCCAGATCCTCGGTGCCGTCCTCACGCTCTACGACAAGCGCACCCTTCTTTCGCGCGACATCCACGAGCAGGTGGCGCAGGTGTTCGGCGACAAGCTCTTCGAAACCGTCATCTCGAAGAGCGTCCGCCTCGAGGAGAGCCCGGCGTACCGCGAGTCGATCTTCACGTTCTCGCCGCGATCCACCGGTGCCTACGAGTACTACAAACTGTCCGAGGAGATTCTCAGCCGTGTCTAG
- a CDS encoding bifunctional nuclease family protein encodes MTGSPAPPEGTVIVEIKGLVLDPSSNLPIVVLRDIDGDRLLPIWIGLFEAQAIALGLEGVDTPRPMTHDLLLSLVEGVHAKISHVVVSDLIDNTFFAEIHVRRGSARETIDSRPSDAIALALRAEAPLFVHQQVFDKAQLTGLTDKLGDDERLKKWLEDAGPDELGKYEM; translated from the coding sequence ATGACTGGCTCGCCGGCGCCGCCCGAGGGGACCGTAATCGTAGAGATCAAGGGTCTCGTCCTCGACCCTTCCTCCAACCTGCCGATCGTCGTTCTCCGCGATATCGATGGAGATCGTCTACTGCCTATCTGGATCGGCCTGTTCGAGGCCCAGGCGATAGCGCTCGGATTGGAGGGTGTGGATACGCCGCGACCGATGACCCACGACCTGCTACTGAGTCTGGTCGAGGGGGTCCACGCCAAGATCAGCCACGTCGTGGTCAGCGACCTGATCGACAACACATTCTTCGCCGAGATCCACGTGCGTCGCGGCTCCGCTCGGGAGACCATCGACTCCAGACCCAGCGATGCAATTGCTCTCGCGCTCCGCGCCGAGGCGCCGCTGTTCGTCCATCAACAGGTGTTCGACAAAGCGCAGCTCACGGGTTTGACCGACAAGCTCGGCGACGACGAGCGTCTCAAGAAGTGGCTCGAGGACGCCGGCCCGGACGAGCTCGGCAAGTACGAGATGTAG